The nucleotide window CACCTCGGCCGCGACGGCCTCCGCGACGCGGCGCCGCCGCTCTTCGGTCGCGAGGGCGGCCAGGTCGGCGCCATCGGCCAGCAGGGCCCGCACGAGGCGATCCAGCGCGCCGTGCAGGAAGCGCCCGACATCCACCGGTTCCACCCGGAAGCGCGGCCGCTCGGCCAGGCGCAGGCCGTACCGCACGAAGTGCATGAAGGGGCATGCCGCCATGGCCTCGAGCCGGCTCGCCGAGACGACCAGCGACTCCCCGTAGAGTTCCGCCGCGAGGTCGCCGGGGAGATCGTCCGCGGCGTTGCTCCAGATCGAGGCCCCCAGCGCCGGAGCCGCTGCGGCCAGCCTGGCCGGATCGTCCTCGATCCAGGCGCGCAGCCGGCTCCACGGCTCGGGCCCGGCACCCTCGGCCAGGCGCCGGGCCACGACCTGGGCCAGTTGCCCGACCGTCGCGATCGCCGCCGGGTCCGCGGCGGGGTCCGGGGCGCCAAGCATGCGGCAACGGGGCAGCAAGGCACGAGTGCGCGTCCAGAGCGGCGACGGCGGCCTGGGACGTCCGCTTGCGTCGGCCTCGGAGTGGCACAGGTACAGGCGCTCGCTCGCACGAGTGAGCGCGAGGTACATGGCGAACGGCTCGGAGAGGAGCCGCTCGTGGCTCGTCGGGCCCAGTTCCAGGCCCCTGGCCGCCAGGACGGCACGCTCGCTGTCGTCGAAGACCAGGTCCTCGTCTTCCGCCCTGGGAAAGGCTCCCTCGCTGGCGCCGGCGACGAAGACCGCTCGCAAGCCGGGCTGGCGCGTGCGCTCGACCGACCCGACCACCACCTGATCGAGGCTCGGCGGCACCATGCCCAGTTGCAGGCCGGCGAGGCCGGCTTCGAGCAGGGGCAAGAACTCGCGGGTCGTGACCGCCATGTCGCCGAGGGCCTCGACGAGCTGATCCAGCAGGTCGAGAATCGCGTCGTGGACCTGCAGGTGCTCGGCCGCGAGCTCAAGGTGGCCCGCCTCCTCGGCTTCCTGGGCCCACCGCCCCAGCCGCCGCGGTACATCGAGATCCTCGAGCAAGCCGTAGAGGGCGCGGCAGATCTCGGTCACGCTCCGCGAGCCTCCTCCGCTGATCCGCCCGTGGAATCTCGCGAGCGGCGCCACGGCCCGATCGCGCAGCTCGGCGAGCCATGGCGGGCCCGGCCAGTCGCCGCCGGTCCAGCGGGCGTGCCCGCGCAGCCCGTACTCGAGCGCCAGATTCTCCAGGCGATCCACCTGATCGCGCCGGACGGTCGCACCCAGATCGGTCTTCAAGAACCGGAAGAGGGCTTCGTACCGCCAGTCCTCGGCCACGATCTCGACGGCGCTGCGCAGCAGTTCGACCAGGCCGTGGTACGCCACGCTCCGGCGCCGGTCCACGAAGCAGGGGACGCCGTGCTCGGAGAGGGCGGCCTCCAGGAGCGGGTGGTACGTCCCGGGATCGCGGACCATGACCGCGATCTCGCGCAGCCGGAACTCCTCTTCGCGACACAGCCGCAGGATCTCGCGGGCGATCGCCGCGCATTCGGCCCGCGCCCCCGGCGCCTGCACGAGCGTCACCTCGGGCGCCGCCTCACGGTAGACGTCGGTCCCGGGAGCGAAGAAGGATCGCTCGAGATGCGCGAGGCCCGGCGCCGCGAATCGCCCGCGCCCCGGTGCGCCGACGTTGCGTTCGGCGACCGCGTGCCCGCTCCTCCCGGCCATGAGCAGCAGGCGCTCCCGCGTGTCGTGGGTCGGGGCGAAGAGGCCGGCGCCGTCGTAAGTCCCGCGCGGATCCAGGCATAGCGTGACCGTCAGGCCATGCGCCCGCGCCAGGAGGGCCGCCAGGACGCGGTACTCCTGCGGCGTGAAACCGGTGAACCCGTCCACCCAGATCCTCGATCCGTCCGCCAGCCCCGACCGGGGCAGGCGCTCCGCGCAGCGCGACAGGGCCTGGTCGGGATCGGTGTACTTGCCGGCGAGATGAGCGTCCAGGTCGGTCATGATCGTCGCCAGATCGCGCAGCTTGGCGGGCAGCATCATGGCACTCCGCTGGCCGCCCCAGGAGTCGGCGGCCGCGAGCAGTTCGAACGGGCCGAGTTCGTAAGTCCGGCATTCGCGCAGCGCGCGCGACAGGTGGTCGATCACTCCGGGGCGGTCGGCCAGGGCGCCGAAGTACGCCAGTTCTGGGCGGCGGCGACCCAGGATGGCGCGCAGGACCATCTGCCGGCCAAGCTCGGAAATGGGCGGGCGCGCCGCGCCGCCGGCGACCTGGAATACGCGCCATGCCAGGCGGCGGAACGACAGGACCTGGTAACGGTGCGACGCGCCGAGCATGTCCAGCGCCAGTCGCTCGGTCTGGTGGCTCGCCTGCTCGGGCACCAGCAGGATCAGGCGCCCGCCGTCCGCCAGGGCCGCGCGCATCTCGTCCAGGCACGCCCAGGTCTTGCCCGCTCCCGCGCCGCCGAGCAACAGGTTCAGAGGCACGTTGCCGCCCACCGCATGATAGGATTCTCGCATGTCTGGAAATGTGCATGGCGAACGCCTTGGCCAGGTGCTCCTCTCCCAGGGGATCGTCACCCGGGAGCAA belongs to Candidatus Tanganyikabacteria bacterium and includes:
- a CDS encoding PD-(D/E)XK nuclease family protein, which translates into the protein MRESYHAVGGNVPLNLLLGGAGAGKTWACLDEMRAALADGGRLILLVPEQASHQTERLALDMLGASHRYQVLSFRRLAWRVFQVAGGAARPPISELGRQMVLRAILGRRRPELAYFGALADRPGVIDHLSRALRECRTYELGPFELLAAADSWGGQRSAMMLPAKLRDLATIMTDLDAHLAGKYTDPDQALSRCAERLPRSGLADGSRIWVDGFTGFTPQEYRVLAALLARAHGLTVTLCLDPRGTYDGAGLFAPTHDTRERLLLMAGRSGHAVAERNVGAPGRGRFAAPGLAHLERSFFAPGTDVYREAAPEVTLVQAPGARAECAAIAREILRLCREEEFRLREIAVMVRDPGTYHPLLEAALSEHGVPCFVDRRRSVAYHGLVELLRSAVEIVAEDWRYEALFRFLKTDLGATVRRDQVDRLENLALEYGLRGHARWTGGDWPGPPWLAELRDRAVAPLARFHGRISGGGSRSVTEICRALYGLLEDLDVPRRLGRWAQEAEEAGHLELAAEHLQVHDAILDLLDQLVEALGDMAVTTREFLPLLEAGLAGLQLGMVPPSLDQVVVGSVERTRQPGLRAVFVAGASEGAFPRAEDEDLVFDDSERAVLAARGLELGPTSHERLLSEPFAMYLALTRASERLYLCHSEADASGRPRPPSPLWTRTRALLPRCRMLGAPDPAADPAAIATVGQLAQVVARRLAEGAGPEPWSRLRAWIEDDPARLAAAAPALGASIWSNAADDLPGDLAAELYGESLVVSASRLEAMAACPFMHFVRYGLRLAERPRFRVEPVDVGRFLHGALDRLVRALLADGADLAALATEERRRRVAEAVAAEV